From Mycolicibacterium nivoides, a single genomic window includes:
- a CDS encoding enhanced intracellular survival protein Eis, with amino-acid sequence MALLGNTAFGEVNHPDSMSAWQQMVPADGGVVMRDGGGDGDIVGQSIYIDLTLTVPGGGVLPAAGISYVAVAPTHRRRGILRSMYTELHQRIADAKYPIAALTASEGGIYGRFGYGPATTVHLMTIDRRFAQFHASVPDPGGVRLVKPAEHRDALAGIYDRWRLRTPGGLACPTPLWDDLLADRENTRDGGSELFAFLHPDGYALYRVHGEESRTLRVREVTAVTPDAHIALWRALLGMDLMEKVSIWTHPGEVVPYLLTNPRLARVTSSSDDMWVRIMDVPAALEARRYQADLDTVLDVTDGFRDDGGRYALKIRDGRARCTRTDAPADIELDLDVLGSLYLGSHRPESFVAANRLRGKDSEMVQRLGAAFASDVPAELGYSF; translated from the coding sequence ATGGCCCTGCTCGGCAACACCGCATTCGGTGAGGTCAACCATCCCGATTCGATGTCGGCGTGGCAGCAGATGGTGCCCGCCGACGGCGGCGTGGTGATGCGTGATGGTGGCGGCGACGGCGACATCGTCGGCCAGTCGATCTACATCGATCTCACCCTGACCGTTCCGGGTGGCGGGGTGCTGCCCGCGGCGGGTATCAGCTACGTGGCCGTCGCTCCCACTCATCGGCGGCGGGGGATCCTGCGGTCGATGTACACCGAGTTACACCAGCGGATCGCCGATGCGAAGTATCCGATCGCCGCGCTCACCGCGAGCGAAGGCGGGATCTACGGCCGGTTCGGCTACGGCCCGGCCACCACCGTGCACCTGATGACGATCGACCGCCGATTCGCCCAGTTCCATGCCTCCGTCCCCGACCCGGGCGGTGTTCGCCTGGTCAAACCCGCCGAGCACCGCGATGCCCTGGCCGGGATCTACGACCGCTGGCGACTGCGGACGCCGGGCGGTCTGGCGTGTCCGACGCCCCTGTGGGACGACCTCCTCGCCGATCGGGAGAACACCCGCGACGGCGGTTCCGAATTGTTCGCGTTCCTGCATCCCGACGGCTATGCGCTGTACCGGGTGCACGGCGAGGAGTCCCGGACGCTGCGAGTACGCGAGGTCACCGCAGTGACGCCCGACGCCCACATCGCACTCTGGCGGGCCCTGCTGGGGATGGACCTCATGGAGAAGGTGAGCATCTGGACTCATCCGGGCGAGGTCGTGCCCTATCTGCTGACCAACCCGCGACTGGCCCGGGTGACCTCGAGCAGCGACGATATGTGGGTCCGGATCATGGACGTCCCGGCTGCCCTTGAGGCCCGCCGGTACCAGGCCGACCTCGACACCGTGCTGGACGTCACCGACGGTTTCCGTGACGACGGCGGACGGTACGCCCTGAAGATCCGCGACGGCCGGGCCCGGTGTACGCGCACCGACGCTCCGGCCGACATCGAACTCGACCTGGACGTACTCGGCAGCCTCTATCTGGGCAGCCACCGCCCCGAGTCGTTTGTCGCCGCAAACCGGTTGCGCGGCAAGGACTCAGAGATGGTGCAGCGGCTCGGTGCGGCCTTCGCGAGCGATGTTCCGGCCGAACTGGGCTACAGCTTCTGA
- a CDS encoding competence/damage-inducible protein A, whose protein sequence is MSARAGIVVTGTEVLTGRVQDRNGPWLADQLLELGVELAHITICGDRPRDIEAQLRFLAAEGVDLIVTSGGLGPTADDLTVATVAGFCGRELVLDEAMEERIAAILRKLIGDRPGVDFDAVRAANRKQAMVPVGAEVLAPVGTAPGVVVGGSPTVVVLPGPPRELQPMWHTAVATEAVQQAISGRTRYRQETVRMFGLAESGLAETLRDAEATIAGFDALEITTCLRRGELEIVTRYEPDAAGTYQDLLMLLRDRHGAALYSEDGTTVDEQVAGLLAGHRIATAESCTAGLLAARLADIPGCSDYLAGGVVSYSNEAKAELLNVDPLLITEYGAVSEPVVESMVTGALHHFGADTAVAISGIAGPDGGSPEKPVGTVCFSVRAGSAGITRTLRLPGNRSDIRERATTVAMHLLRRALTDGGD, encoded by the coding sequence GTGAGCGCGCGTGCAGGCATCGTCGTTACCGGAACAGAAGTACTCACCGGAAGGGTTCAGGACCGCAACGGTCCGTGGCTCGCCGACCAGCTCCTCGAGCTCGGGGTCGAACTGGCCCACATCACCATCTGCGGTGACCGTCCCCGGGACATCGAGGCACAGTTGCGGTTCCTGGCCGCCGAGGGTGTGGACCTGATCGTGACGAGCGGCGGGCTCGGGCCGACCGCCGACGACCTCACCGTCGCGACGGTCGCCGGGTTCTGCGGTCGGGAACTCGTTCTCGACGAGGCCATGGAGGAGCGGATCGCGGCCATCCTGCGCAAGCTGATCGGCGACCGTCCCGGCGTGGATTTCGACGCGGTGCGCGCCGCCAACCGCAAGCAGGCCATGGTGCCCGTCGGTGCGGAGGTTCTCGCGCCCGTGGGCACTGCCCCCGGTGTCGTGGTCGGTGGCAGCCCGACGGTCGTCGTTCTGCCCGGCCCGCCCCGGGAGTTGCAGCCGATGTGGCACACGGCTGTCGCGACCGAGGCTGTGCAGCAGGCTATTTCGGGCCGTACCCGCTACCGGCAGGAAACGGTGCGGATGTTCGGCCTCGCCGAATCCGGTCTGGCCGAGACTCTTCGCGACGCAGAGGCCACGATCGCAGGTTTCGACGCACTGGAGATCACCACCTGTCTGCGCCGCGGTGAACTCGAGATCGTCACCCGGTACGAGCCCGACGCCGCCGGCACCTACCAGGATCTGCTGATGTTGCTGCGCGACCGGCACGGTGCCGCGCTGTACTCCGAGGACGGCACGACGGTGGACGAGCAGGTGGCCGGCCTGTTGGCCGGGCACCGGATCGCCACCGCGGAATCGTGCACCGCCGGACTGTTGGCCGCCCGGTTGGCCGACATCCCCGGTTGCTCGGATTACCTCGCCGGTGGGGTGGTCAGCTATTCGAACGAGGCCAAGGCCGAACTGCTGAACGTGGATCCGCTGCTGATCACCGAGTACGGCGCGGTATCCGAACCGGTGGTCGAATCCATGGTCACCGGCGCGTTGCACCATTTCGGCGCCGATACCGCGGTGGCCATCAGCGGTATCGCGGGTCCGGACGGCGGCAGCCCGGAGAAGCCCGTCGGCACCGTGTGTTTCTCGGTCCGGGCCGGGTCGGCGGGGATCACCCGCACCCTCCGACTCCCGGGCAACCGATCCGATATCCGCGAGCGGGCCACGACGGTGGCGATGCACCTGTTGCGCCGGGCACTCACAGACGGCGGCGACTGA
- a CDS encoding FAD-dependent oxidoreductase: MTTIGKHAVVLGASMGGLLAARALADFFDTVTLVERDVLPDGPVQRRGVPQGRHAHGLLSGGLQALAELFPGLPEELAADGATVLDGANLSLISLTLSGHTLNLNGQPSRPIESYLASRPFLEAHVRDRVRAIGNVRFLDGHDAVELLMDDTRRVTSVLVADRDGGAGQAISADLIVDAMGRAGRTPAFLESAGFGRPPEHRIAVQVAYSSQLLRFGDDVPRDRLTLVGTVPEKPCGGSLFAYEDDTWLLTTAGMTGREPPTDLAGMIAFVEDLFPAETVAALRSAEPLGSPATFRYPASVRRRYERLTRFPDGLLVFGDAICSFNPVYGQGMSVAALEALALRDCLARGGDDLGRRFLRAAAGCVNTAWQMACGADLAMPQIPGPRPMSVRLSNWYTERVLTAAEDDPVVTEAFFRVMNLVDPPSRLMHPSIVRRVTAGASRRHRTRRPAAPAEAAVAPLG; encoded by the coding sequence ATGACAACGATCGGCAAACACGCGGTGGTGCTGGGCGCGAGCATGGGCGGGCTGCTGGCCGCCCGGGCGCTGGCCGACTTCTTCGACACCGTCACGCTCGTGGAGCGCGACGTGCTGCCCGACGGTCCGGTCCAGCGGCGCGGCGTCCCGCAGGGCCGGCATGCCCATGGGCTGCTCAGCGGCGGCTTGCAGGCGCTCGCCGAACTGTTTCCCGGGCTCCCCGAGGAGCTCGCGGCCGACGGAGCCACCGTGCTCGACGGGGCGAATCTGTCCCTGATCTCCCTGACGCTGAGCGGTCACACCCTCAACCTGAACGGGCAGCCGTCCCGACCGATCGAGTCGTATCTGGCCAGCAGGCCGTTCCTGGAAGCCCACGTGCGGGACCGGGTGCGTGCCATCGGCAACGTCCGCTTCCTCGACGGTCACGATGCGGTCGAATTGCTGATGGACGACACCCGGCGGGTTACCAGCGTCCTGGTGGCCGATCGGGACGGTGGCGCCGGGCAGGCGATATCCGCCGACCTGATCGTCGACGCCATGGGCCGCGCCGGACGGACACCGGCGTTCCTGGAGAGCGCCGGATTCGGCCGGCCACCCGAGCACCGGATAGCGGTGCAGGTGGCCTATTCCAGCCAACTGTTGCGCTTCGGCGACGACGTTCCGCGCGACCGGCTCACCCTCGTCGGCACCGTTCCCGAAAAGCCTTGCGGTGGTTCGCTATTCGCCTACGAGGATGACACCTGGCTGCTCACCACGGCCGGGATGACCGGCCGGGAACCGCCCACCGATCTGGCCGGGATGATCGCGTTTGTCGAGGACCTGTTCCCCGCCGAGACCGTCGCGGCACTGCGCAGCGCCGAACCGCTGGGCTCGCCGGCGACCTTCCGCTATCCGGCGAGTGTGCGCAGGCGCTACGAGCGCCTGACCCGGTTCCCCGATGGCCTGCTGGTCTTCGGTGACGCGATCTGCAGCTTCAATCCGGTGTACGGCCAGGGCATGTCGGTGGCCGCGCTCGAGGCGCTCGCATTGCGCGACTGCCTGGCCCGCGGCGGCGACGATCTGGGCCGCCGATTCCTGCGGGCCGCTGCCGGCTGCGTCAACACAGCATGGCAGATGGCCTGCGGCGCCGATCTGGCCATGCCGCAGATACCCGGGCCCCGCCCGATGTCGGTGCGGCTGTCCAACTGGTACACCGAGCGGGTGCTCACGGCCGCCGAGGACGATCCAGTGGTCACCGAGGCGTTCTTCCGGGTGATGAACCTGGTCGATCCGCCCAGCCGGCTGATGCATCCGTCCATCGTGCGGCGGGTGACGGCCGGTGCGTCCCGCCGACACCGCACGCGACGGCCGGCGGCGCCGGCCGAAGCCGCTGTTGCGCCGCTGGGCTGA